In a single window of the Anguilla rostrata isolate EN2019 chromosome 6, ASM1855537v3, whole genome shotgun sequence genome:
- the rgs18 gene encoding regulator of G-protein signaling 18 — protein sequence MQTFVFLFPQLNFSAPKEEAYFKMLGPDDLRVTGDNENKSRLKAKEKKSRLSLLMTRSGSHENVSPEKKPAAKTTNIPPEEALRWSDSFEELLSHSGGLETFTQFLRTEFSEENIEFWLACEDYKGTSSETKLISKAKQIYAVYIDSDAPKEVNIDYSTKAAIQKNILRPSRSCFDAAQSKVYSLMKKDCYPRFLASDMFLRITNRKAPGTMFRRRSRSCVFSERGEAAGDSSVWL from the exons ATgcagacatttgtttttctatttcctCAATTGAACTTTTCAGCTCCAAAGGAGGaagcatatttcaaaatgctcGGTCCGGATGATTTAAGAGTCACGGGAGACAACGAAAATAAATCTAG GTTAAAAGCCAAGGAGAAGAAAAGCAGACTGAGTCTTCTGATGACCCGGTCAGGGTCCCACGAGAACGTCAGCcctgaaaaaaaacctgctgccAAGACCACCAA TATCCCACCAGAAGAGGCATTGAGATGGAGTGACTCCTTTGAAGAACTACTAAGTCATTCAG GTGGCCTGGAAACATTCACCCAGTTCCTGAGAACAGAGTTCAGTGAGGAGAATATTGAGTTTTGGTTGGCTTGCGAAGACTACAAGGGGACCAGCTCTGAAACCAAACTGATTTCCAAAGCCAAGCAAATCTATGCTGTGTACATTGACTCTGATGCTCCAAAAGAG GTGAACATCGATTATTCGACCAAGGCGGCAATCCAGAAGAACATCCTCCGTCCCTCCCGGTCCTGCTTCGACGCAGCACAGAGCAAAGTCTACAGCTTGATGAAAAAGGACTGCTACCCGAGATTCCTTGCCTCCGACATGTTCCTGCGCATCACCAACAGGAAGGCCCCAGGCACCATGTTCAGGAGACGGTCACGGTCGTGCGTCTTCAGCGAGCGCGGCGAAGCAGCAGGGGATTCCAGCGTCTGGCTGTAG